A genomic region of Miscanthus floridulus cultivar M001 chromosome 3, ASM1932011v1, whole genome shotgun sequence contains the following coding sequences:
- the LOC136542753 gene encoding polyprotein of EF-Ts, chloroplastic-like, whose translation MTPVSHCSIGSIGLFHIRSFRTSREIQIRKFQGTARSSRVASPSPRRLLQPQTAFHLISIYKRRSWSSAQRPRTLSAATVGTDITVEDQNPSPSGEISDENSEAAPDAVEASEQAEASIGQASSPRKLGRNIRKSEMPPLNEEDLVPGASFTGKVMSIKPFGVFVDIGAYTEGLVHISRVSDGFVKDISSLFTVGQEVSVRLLEANKETKRISLTMREDDDYVKPKKETPKAANGGRSATATPRQTRERQEAKETVEPKYLPGQSLNGTVKSTTRAGTFVTLPDGSEGFLPREEEALALFTLIGQSAMEVGKQIRVKVLNVAQGQVTLTMKGVEDDEDDLKTLNMELKRDWSRGTNAFELAFRRNKEISAFLDQREKTKVPEAQAAAEESSEELSSVSEVATDVPAPVSDASSQVGIEDSTSVANAAENQTVESESSPVISVELSSNGVPDSTSVSSVSETAEKPAEPEESSAVEEVLVTASSEVEKEPAAAAAGVAQTSTTTATISPALVKQLREATGAGMMDCKKALAETAGDIDKAQEFLRKKGLAAADKRAGRATAEGRVGSYIHDSRIGVLIEVNCETDFVSRGDIFKELVDDLAMQVAACPQVQYISIDDVPEEFVKKETELEMQREDLLSKPEQIRAKIVEGRVKKRLGEFALFEQPFIKNDKVTISEWLKQTIATTGENMKVKRFARYNLGEGLEKKSQDFAAEVAAQTAVKAPPSAPPKDDKPAETTESAEKKPAVAVSASLVKQLRDETGAGMMDCKKALAESDGDLQKAQEFLRKKGLSSADKKSSRLAAEGLIGSYIHDNRIGCMIEVNSETDFVARNEKFKELVNDLAMQVVACPQVDYVSVDDIPESIISKEKEIEMQRDDLQSKPENIREKIVEGRIAKRLGVMALLEQPYIKDDSKTVKDLVKEMIASLGENIKVRRFVRYTLGEN comes from the exons ATGACTCCAGTGAGTCATTGCTCCATTGGCAGTATCGGCCTGTTTCACATCAGAAGCTTCAGGACTAGCCGAGAAATCCAAATTAGAAAATTCCAGGGCACAGCGAGGTCTTCGAGAGTAGCATCGCCGTCGCCTCGGAGACTGCTGCAGCCGCAGACAGCGTTCCACCTGATCAGTATCTACAAGAGAAGAAGCTGGTCCTCTGCCCAGAGGCCAAGAACCTTGTCCGCAGCGACAGTGGGGACTGATATCACGGTGGAGGATCAGAATCCGTCTCCTTCGGGAGAAATCTCCGATGAAAACTCTGAGGCTGCACCTGACGCCGTTGAAGCGAGCGAGCAGGCCGAGGCTAGCATTGGACAAGCTTCTTCTCCTCGCAAGTTGGGACGCAACATTCGGAAGAGCGAGATGCCTCCGCTGAATGAGGAGGATCTGGTGCCTGGCGCATCTTTTACTGGGAAGGTGATGTCTATCAAGCCATTTGGAGTTTTCGTTGACATTGGAGCATACACAGAAGGCCTTGTTCATATCTCCAGAGTAAGTGATGGGTTCGTGAAAGATATATCTTCCCTCTTCACTGTTGGACAAGAGGTGTCAGTCAGGTTGCTTGAAGCAAATAAGGAAACGAAGCGTATCTCTCTGACGATGAGGGAAGATGATGACTACGTCAAGCctaaaaaggaaacacctaaggCTGCAAACGGTGGGCGCAGTGCCACCGCAACTCCAAGGCAAACAAGGGAAAGGCAGGAAGCCAAGGAGACGGTCGAGCCAAAATATTTACCTGGTCAGTCTCTGAATGGAACTGTGAAAAGTACGACGAGAGCAGGGACATTTGTGACATTGCCTGATGGGAGTGAAGGATTCCTTCCCAGAGAAGAGGAAGCATTAGCATTGTTTACCCTTATTGGACAATCTGCAATGGAAGTTGGTAAACAGATAAGGGTTAAAGTACTGAATGTAGCACAAGGTCAGGTCACTTTGACGATGAAAGGGGtggaagatgatgaagacgatCTGAAGACGCTAAACATGGAGCTTAAGCGGGACTGGTCCAGAGGGACCAATGCGTTTGAGTTAGCTTTCCGTAGGAACAAGGAGATCTCTGCATTCTTGGATCAGAGGGAAAAGACAAAAGTGCCAGAAGCACAAGCAGCTGCTGAGGAAAGTAGCGAAGAATTGAGCTCTGTGTCAGAAGTAGCAACTGATGTTCCTGCTCCTGTATCTGATGCCTCTTCTCAGGTGGGAATCGAGGATTCTACTTCTGTGGCAAATGCTGCTGAGAACCAAACTGTAGAATCTGAAAGCTCACCTGTAATTAGTGTTGAACTGTCCTCCAACGGGGTCCCAGATAGCACTAGTGTGTCTTCAGTTTCAGAAACTGCAGAGAAACCTGCTGAACCTGAAGAATCTTCAGCAGTTGAAGAGGTCCTTGTAACTGCAAGTAGCGAGGTGGAGAAAGaaccagctgctgctgctgcgggagTTGCACAAACAAGCACCACGACAG CCACTATTTCTCCTGCCCTTGTCAAGCAATTGCGTGAAGCAACTGGAGCAGGCATGATGGACTGCAAAAAGGCTCTTGCTGAAACGGCGGGTGACATTGATAAAGCTCAAGAATTCCTACGAAAGAAAGGGTTGGCGGCTGCTGACAAGAGGGCCGGCAGAGCAACAGCTGAGGGAAGAGTTGGCTCTTACATACATGACAGCAGAATCGGGGTCCTTATTGAAGTGAATTGTGAGACTGACTTTGTGTCCCGAGGCGACATCTTCAAAGAGTTAGTTGATGATCTTGCCATGCAAGTTGCTGCCTGCCCTCAAGTACAGTACATCTCTATTGATGACGTCCCTGAGGAGTTTGTGAAGAAGGAGACCGAGCTGGAGATGCAGAGGGAGGATCTTTTGTCAAAGCCCGAGCAGATACGGGCTAAGATCGTTGAAGGGCGTGTAAAGAAGAGGCTTGGAGAATTTGCATTGTTTGAACAGCCATTCATCAAGAATGATAAGGTCACAATAAGTGAGTGGCTGAAGCAAACTATAGCTACAACCGGAGAGAATATGAAGGTCAAGAGATTTGCCCGATACAACCTAGGTGAAGGGTTGGAGAAGAAAAGCCAAGATTTTGCTGCTGAAGTTGCAGCCCAGACAGCAGTGAAGGCGCCGCCATCTGCTCCTCCAAAGGATGACAAGCCTGCTGAAACAACAGAATCCGCTGAGAA GAAGCCGGCTGTTGCAGTTTCAGCTTCATTGGTAAAGCAACTCCGAGATGAAACCGGTGCTGGTATGATGGACTGCAAGAAAGCTTTGGCTGAGTCTGATGGTGACCTTCAGAAGGCTCAGGAATTCCTCAGGAAGAAGGGCCTCTCATCTGCAGACAAGAAATCTTCTCGGCTAGCTGCTGAAGGACTGATTGGCTCTTACATCCACGACAACCGCATCGGATGCATGATTGAGGTCAACTCCGAGACCGACTTTGTGGCTCGCAACGAGAAGTTCAAGGAGCTCGTGAATGACCTTGCAATGCAAGTGGTGGCATGCCCACAGGTCGACTATGTCTCAGTGGACGACATCCCAGAGAGCATCATCAGCAAAGAGAAGGAGATTGAGATGCAGAGGGACGACCTGCAGTCGAAACCAGAGAACATCAGGGAGAAGATCGTCGAAGGGCGGATAGCAAAGAGGCTCGGAGTGATGGCCCTCCTGGAGCAGCCCTATATCAAGGATGACAGCAAGACAGTGAAGGATCTCGTGAAGGAGATGATCGCGTCGCTCGGGGAGAACATCAAGGTGCGGAGGTTTGTCCGGTACACCCTGGGTGAGAACTGA